The following coding sequences are from one Venturia canescens isolate UGA chromosome 5, ASM1945775v1, whole genome shotgun sequence window:
- the LOC122411241 gene encoding ATP synthase subunit s, mitochondrial: MIFNYQKLLSSLLRNINIQPKRPLRFYYLTVVWNSVDEDRIKELGPDKACAEWLLRNGASVRWKGATDFLDDYNVLQVSGTSQSIQAVYAEDASIHHIGFPHFSGCRHIDEIKLIKCGYIENPALRRLDILKDSLKHLEIIDCADLTDEGLKSLKNLTNLRILKLRGMPYVKDKSGVEKELSEALPNCTIEWK, encoded by the exons atgatttttaat TATCAGAAGCTACTGTCATCACTGctgagaaatataaatattcagCCCAAAAGACCACTACGGTTTTACTACTTGACTGTCGTATGGAACag TGTTGATGAAGACAGGATAAAAGAGCTTGGTCCTGACAAAGCTTGTGCGGAGTGGTTACTAAGGAACGGAGCTTCAGTCAGATGGAAAGGTGCCACTGATTTCCTTGATGACTACAATGTTCTGCAAGTCTCAGGAACCAGCCAATCAATCCAGGCAGTATACGCAGAAGATGCTTCCATACATCATATTGGATTTCCTCATTTTT ccGGGTGTCGACACATTGATGAGATAAAGCTGATAAAATGCGGTTACATAGAAAACCCGGCTCTACGTCGTTTGGACATACTGAAAGACTCGCTGAAACATCTCGAGATTATCGACTGTGCCGATTTAACGGACGAGGGGcttaaaagtttgaaaaatctcaC GAATCTGAGAATACTAAAACTTCGAGGAATGCCGTACGTGAAGGATAAAAGTGGCGTCGAGAAAGAGCTGTCCGAGGCATTACCAAATTGTACAATCGAGTGGAAATAG
- the LOC122411242 gene encoding calmodulin codes for MADQLTEEQIAEFKEAFSLFDKDGDGTITTKELGTVMRSLGQNPTEAELQDMINEVDADGNGTIDFPEFLTMMARKMKDTDSEEEIREAFRVFDKDGNGFISAAELRHVMTNLGEKLTDEEVDEMIREADIDGDGQVNYEEFVTMMTSK; via the exons GCTGACCAACTCACAGAAGAACAGATCGCAGAGTTCAAGGAGGCGTTCTCGCTATTCGACAAAGATGGCGACGGCACCATCACCACCAAAGAATTGGGCACAGTCATGCGTTCCCTTGGACAAAATCCCACAGAGGCTGAGCTCCAAGATATGATTAATGAAGTAGATGCCGATG GAAACGGTACAATCGACTTTCCTGAATTCCTGACTATGATGGCGCGTAAAATGAAGGACACCGATAGCGAGGAGGAAATCAGGGAGGCGTTCAGGGTGTTCGACAAGGACGGCAATGGTTTCATATCTGCGGCAGAGCTCAGACACGTTATGACAAACCTCGGGGAAAAGTTGACCGACGAAGAGGTCGATGAGATGATTCGGGAGGCCGATATCGACGGCGACGGTCAGGTTAATTATGAAG AATTCGTCACAATGATGACATCAAAGTGA
- the LOC122411244 gene encoding histone-lysine N-methyltransferase Su(var)3-9-like: MGGEEGLGVTTGQPNLYKQDLSKLDVSKLTALSPEVISRQATINIGTIGHVAHGKSTIVKAISGVQTVRFKNELERNITIKLEARAAENPSGESAKVPGDMTEMLPAYREKRPRSPGLTPSPPAKRSKREDSARDKDNKESNESLHLSTIEDSYSTDIEKYEESTPSNVKNDTDNQTTTTTTLANATSKDSEDQTVAKKEEIKMKELRVVLRDIRLTNFRFNSNKKASNEPNLFEVEKILGKRMKNNVPLYFIKWKNWSSETNTWEPVENLVNCSEMLDTFEKERVQLLENFKRETNFYPDAKEVENHMKELIKRNQPIDGTFTDQDDLYRSLKSFFNPRTFDKKREKLTRWIKRSILHALFGELRRDQLESLMEWEAEINSITKGKPTILVENLADLESAPQDFLYIEEYLPGNGVIIPDEPPIGCECKNCDSRSKCCFTQYDGVIPYTQGCRVRVPPGTPIYECNKRCKCPADCKNRVVQRGSNVRLCVFRTFNGRGWGVKTLKFIKKGTFVTQYVGEVITNEEAEKRGKDYDAAGRTYLFDLDYNVSELEDACPYTVDAAVYGYANAKIYKCDYEKCPRPSCYISGGSSKDDAFPCLRPACPGRFQLVRHVSFVDCPGHDILMATMLNGAAVMDAALLLIAGNESCPQPQTSEHLAAIEIMKLKHIVILQNKIDLVKEGQAKEQYEQIMKFVQGTVAEGAPVIPISAQLKYNIEVLCEYITKKIPVPLRDFTSEPRLIVIRSFDVNKPGCEVDDLKGGVAGGSILKGVLKVGMEIEVRPGLVSKDGEGKLTCRPIFSRIVSLFAEQNELQFAVPGGLIGVGTKIEPTLCRADRLVGQILGAVGALPKIFIELEISYYLLKRLLGVRTEGDKKGAKVPRLSRNEVLLVNIGSLSTGGRVLATRADLAKISLTNPVCTEIDEKIALSRRVEKHWRLIGWGQIRGGETIQPVVDRK; encoded by the exons ATGGGGGGCGAGGAAGGTTTAGGAGTAACAACTGGTCAACCGAATCTTTACAAGCAGGACTTATCGAAATTG GATGTCAGCAAACTAACAGCCTTGTCCCCTGAAGTCATCAGTAGACAGGCGACAATCAACATCG GTACCATTGGTCATGTAGCCCATGGAAAATCGACAATCGTAAAAGCCATCTCTGGTGTGCAAACTGTTCGTTTTAAGAATGAGCTCGAGCGCAACATTACCATTAAACTGG AGGCTCGTGCGGCGGAGAATCCCAGCGGAGAATCGGCTAAAGTACCGGGTGATATGACTGAAATGCTGCCGGCATATCGTGAAAAAAGGCCAAGATCGCCAGGATTAACACCGTCGCCTCCTGCGAAACGATCAAAGCGCGAGGATTCTGCTCGCGATAAGGATAATAAAGAATCCAATGAGAGTCTGCATCTATCAACAATAGAAGATTCGTACTCgacagacattgaaaaatacgaagagaGTACACCGAGTAACGTTAAAAATGATACGGATAATCAGACGACGACAACAACTACATTGGCAAACGCAACGTCAAAAGATTCCGAAGATCAAACCGTAGCGAAAAAGGaagagataaaaatgaaagaattgcGTGTCGTATTGCGCGACATAAGATtgacgaattttcgttttaacAGTAATAAAAAAGCGAGTAACGAACCAAACCTGTTCGAAGTTGAGAAAATACTCGGCAAGAGAATGAAGAATAATGTGCCTCTTTATTTTATCAAATGGAAGAATTGGTCGAGCGAAACTAACACCTGGGAGCCGGTGGAGAATCTCGTCAATTGTTCCGAAATGTTAGACActtttgaaaaggaacgagTCCAATTGTTAGAAAATTTTAAGCGCGAGACTAATTTCTATCCGGACGCAAAGGAAGTGGAGAACCACATGAAAGAATTAATTAAGAGAAACCAACCGATCGACGGTACATTCACCGATCAGGACGATCTTTATCGTAGtctcaaaagttttttcaacccTCGAACGTTCGATAAGAAGCGTGAAAAGTTAACCAGATGGATAAAGCGCAGTATATTACACGCGTTGTTCGGTGAATTAAGGAGGGATCAGTTGGAGTCGTTGATGGAATGGGAGGCCGAAATAAACAGTATAACAAAAGGGAAACCAACGATTCTAGTTGAAAATTTGGCCGATTTAGAGAGCGCGCctcaagattttttatatatcgAAGAATACTTGCCGGGCAACGGAGTCATTATCCCGGACGAGCCCCCGATCGGTTGCGAGTGCAAAAATTGCGATTCAAGATCCAAATGTTGTTTTACCCAGTACGACGGCGTTATTCCTTACACACAGGGTTGCCGGGTCCGCGTACCGCCGGGAACTCCGATCTACGAATGCAACAAGCGCTGCAAATGCCCGGCTGATTGTAAAAATCGAGTAGTACAGCGAGGCTCGAATGTAAGATTGTGCGTTTTTCGTACTTTCAACGGACGTGGCTGGGGCGTTAAAACGTTAAAGTTCATAAAAAAAGGTACTTTCGTGACGCAATACGTTGGAGAAGTAATAACGAACGAAGAGGCAGAGAAACGTGGAAAAGACTACGACGCCGCTGGCAGAACTTACCTCTTCGATCTCGACTACAATGTTTCCGAGCTCGAAGATGCCTGTCCCTATACCGTTGACGCTGCTGTCTACG gATACGCGAACGCGAAAATCTACAAGTGCGACTATGAAAAATGTCCAAGACCCTCTTGCTACATTTCCGGTGGTTCGAGCAAGGATGACGCGTTCCCATGCTTACGTCCGGCATGCCCAGGTCGTTTCCAGCTCGTCCGTCACGTGTCCTTCGTCGATTGCCCCGGTCACGATATTCTCATGGCTACCATGTTGAACGGCGCTGCTGTGATGGACGCCGCACTCCTTCTGATCG ctGGAAACGAATCGTGTCCGCAGCCGCAAACCTCGGAGCATTTGGCTGCTATTGAGATCATGAAATTAAAGCATATCGTAATATTGCAAAACAAGATTGATTTGGTGAAAGAAGGCCAAGCCAAGGAACAGTACGAGCAGATCATGAAATTCGTTCAAG GAACAGTAGCAGAGGGCGCACCGGTGATACCAATTTCGGCCCAACTCAAGTACAATATCGAAGTCTTATGCGAATACATCACGAAAAAGATTCCTGTACCCCTGAGGGACTTTACTTCGGAGCCTCGTTTGATCGTAATCCGTTCTTTCGACGTCAACAAGCCAGGTTGCGAGGTCGATGACCTGAAGGGCGGTGTCGCCGGAGGAAGTATTCTCAAAGGAGTACTCAAG GTCGGTATGGAAATTGAAGTGCGACCGGGATTGGTGTCGAAGGATGGCGAGGGAAAATTGACCTGTCGTCCTATATTTTCGCGCATTGTATCCCTCTTTGCTGAGCAAAATGAGCTGCAATTCGCTGTGCCCGGTGGCCTTATCGGTGTCGGAACCAAGATAGAGCCAACATTGTGTCGTGCCGATCGTTTGGTCGGTCAAATTTTGGGCGCCGTTGGTGCACttccaaaaatatttatcgagcTTGAAATATCGTATTATCTCCTCAAGCGATTGTTGGGAGTTCGAACTGAGGGCGACAAAAAGGGTGCCAAg GTACCAAGGTTGTCGAGAAACGAGGTTTTATTGGTGAACATTGGATCACTGAGCACCGGTGGACGAGTTTTAGCGACGAGAGCCGATTTAGCTAAAATCAGTTTGACGAACCCGGTGTGCACAGAAATCGACGAAAAGATAGCGTTATCGCGACGTGTCGAAAAACATTGGCGTCTTATCGGCTGGGGACAGATCCGCGGAGGCGAGACGATCCAACCAGTCGTCGAtcgcaaataa
- the Cog4 gene encoding conserved oligomeric Golgi complex subunit 4: MIGGGELLVNEENLSTICRQLQEAEVRVNNELEQMLQRHCHVEAKLQNISKVLPNVVVIRAESEKFCAMINRTNKLAEAVSAKVRQLDLARSRVCECQSRVHDILDLQLCSEGVATALRNEDYEQGAAHVHRYLSMDQNLLERTALDVSGDRTSIAGSLITLQQAASELRAVVTHRFDEAVKSEDLASVERFFKIFPLLGMHDEGLKKFCQYLCSKLQDAAQKNLKAALDVKSNDSRAPVIFADTITLLFEGIARIIEIHQPIIETYYGPGRLLKTVTILQKECDRQIKKILAEFMRHRGIQKKVQLINDYMRKQSPEKADPKTLDLLLGELTIMHARSELYIRFLKRRITNDLEISTPDESQCESQFKEFETLIKNSELSRGMQELLGAYLALERYFLEESVNKAVGMDTLDQEQQTSSMVDDVFYIVKKCIRRSISSWSVDGVCAVVNMACGILEGEFSNRLRGRLRQGYPAGYLDLAQAYSALQTSIQQGRLQASDNELARLTFLAYLNNTDVSIEYVETLGQSLAAEIDAAFPQMQKKDRGKVDSCLAGLKAVTSTLRAVIDYGLEQLRASAVKPRVTPWVDAFLSVNHHVNEDELLRYETDEPFVQTLVMNLEGLLQAFKDSLTSANYDALIGILTAEVTARLEKVVLKSTFNRAGGLILDKEIRSLASYLAAATSWSIRDKFARLTQIATILSVEKVEELSDYCGADAIAWRLTPVEVRRIASLRTDLRPEDIKRLKL, translated from the exons ATGATCGGCGGAGGAGAATTACTGGTTAACGAGGAAAATTTATCGACGATATGTCGACAACTGCAAGAAGCCGAG GTACGGGTGAATAATGAACTGGAACAGATGCTTCAGCGACACTGTCATGTGGAAGCCAAACTACAAAATATCAGCAAGGTCCTTCCGAATGTTGTTGTCATCAGGGCTGAGAGTGAAAAATTCTGCGCAATGATCAATAGAACCAATAAATTGGCAGAAGCTGTCAGTGCCAAAGTTAGGCAACTGGATCTTGCCAGG AGCCGAGTCTGCGAATGTCAAAGTCGTGTGCACGATATACTGGATCTGCAATTATGTAGCGAGGGTGTAGCGACAGCATTGAGAAATGAGGATTATGAGCAAGGAGCAGCACATGTCCATCGCTATTTGTCGATGGATCAGAATCTTTTGGAACGAACAGCTCTTGACGTCTCTGGAGATCGTACTAGTATCGCAGGTTCACTGATAACTCTTCAGCAAGCTGCAAGCGAGTTGAGAGCCGTTGTAACTCATAGATTTGATGAGGCCGTCAAGTCTGAAGATCTTGCTTCGGTCGAGCGGTTCTTCAAGATATTTCCGTTATTGGGTATGCACGATGAAGGGCTAAAGAAATTTTGTCAGTATCTTTGCTCCAAGTTGCAAGATGCAGcgcagaaaaatcttaaaGCTGCGCTAGACGTCAAAAGTAACGATAGTCGAGCACCCGTTATTTTCGCTGATACTATCACTCTCTTATTCGAGGGCATCGCcaggatcattgaaatacatcAGCCGATTATTGAAACGTATTACGGTCCTGGAAGACTGTTGAAAACAGTCACCATACTGCAAAAAGAATGCGATCG gcaaataaaaaaaatcttagcGGAATTCATGAGACATCGTGGGATTCAGAAAAAAGTGCAACTTATAAATGATTATATGAGAAAGCAAAGTCCGGAAAAAGCGGATCCAAAAACCCTCGACCTTTTACTCGGCGAGCTGACGATAATGCACGCGAGATCAGAATTATATATCAGATTTTTGAAACGAAGAATAACC AACGATTTAGAAATCAGTACTCCCGACGAGAGTCAATGCGAATCTCAATTCAAGGAATTCGAGACACTgattaaaaattcagaattgtCACGTGGTATGCAAGAATTGTTGGGCGCATATCTCGCTTTGGAGAGATACTTTCTCGAAGAAAGCGTCAACAAAGCTGTTGGTATGGATACTCTCGATCAAGAGCAACAAACCTCAAGTATGGTAGATGATGTGTTTTATATCGTTAAAAAATGCATCAG GCGATCAATATCGAGTTGGAGCGTCGATGGAGTTTGTGCGGTCGTTAACATGGCATGTGGCATATTAGAGGGCGAATTTTCGAACCGTTTGAGAGGACGATTGCGACAAGGTTATCCAGCTGGTTATCTCGATCTTGCTCAAGCCTATAGTGCACTTCAAACCAGTATTCAGCAGGGTCGCCTGCAAGCTTCGGACAACGAGCTTGCAAGGTTGACGTTTCTA GCGTATCTTAACAACACTGACGTCAGCATTGAATACGTCGAAACTCTTGGACAAAGTCTCGCGGCTGAAATAGACGCAGCTTTTCCACAAATGCAGAAAAAAGACCGTGGAAAGGTCGACAGCTGTTTGGCCGGACTGAAAGCCGTAACGTCGACTTTGCGAGCTGTGATTGATTACGGATTAGAACAATTACGTGCAAGCGCTGTTAAACCACGAGTCACGCCATGGGTAGACGCGTTTTTGTCTGTAAACCATCACGTTAACGAG GACGAGTTACTCAGATACGAGACCGACGAACCTTTCGTTCAGACTTTAGTTATGAATCTCGAGGGTTTGTTGCAAGCATTCAAGGACAGTCTGACGTCAGCGAATTACGATGCCCTGATCGGTATTCTAACGGCGGAAGTTACGGCGCGTTTGGAAAAAGTTGTTTTAAAATCAACGTTCAACAGG GCTGGAGGATTGATACTGGACAAAGAAATTCGTTCACTGGCGAGTTATTTAGCTGCAGCAACTTCTTGGTCTATACGTGACAAATTTGCACGATTGACCCAAATAGCAACAATACTTAGCGTGGAGAAGGTCGAAGAATTATCCGATTATTGTGGTGCGGATGCGATAGCATGGAGATTAACGCCTGTTGAAGTCCGAAGAATAGCGTCACTCAGAACGGACTTGCGGCCCGAGGATATTAAGCGACtcaaattgtaa
- the Pten gene encoding phosphatidylinositol 3,4,5-trisphosphate 3-phosphatase and dual-specificity protein phosphatase PTEN isoform X7, whose product MYFEVFFGFSTFAHFNRRPSSSRLNNKISEHISASVTPLHVCLEEQGGPELGSCDASARKSQVKGNQEYWEDKTNSVASRTTEAGSTTSGSGELRHSQPSMANTISNMKMTNPIKGLVSKRRKRFTEDGFNLDLSYIRDNLIAMGFPAEKLEGVYRNHIDDVVKFLESKHKDHYKIYNLCAERTYDFKKFKQRVAIYPFDDHNPPKLEMLRPFCDDVHEWLSQDRKNVAVVHCKAGKGRTGVMVCCYLLHIKQFPTATEALNFYGTKRTHDRKGVTIPSQRRYVGYYATLVQEGLNYQPVTLVLRQIQLDPVPNFNGGQGCFHFVISESNKKVFSSKIYDVRKGMSSMCIPLDQTVALTGDIRVDFFNRPKVKRKEKMFHFWFNTFFVREHLTPEYENGEIPIERSTRALSCDGTAMELPMVTSHAKPRAGSLASLGPMPPALVLSIDKWGLDGAHKDKHHKDYSADFKVSLLMHRMGGGMTQAVPASVPRSGGVQIGMSGQETPSESSEADSSECDTTGDEDGWESGESTYL is encoded by the exons atgtattttGAAGtcttttttggattttcaacGTTTGCACACTTCAATCG GAGACCCTCGAGCAGTCGGCTGAATAACAAAATTTCTGAGCACATATCGGCGTCTGTAACACCCCTCCATGTTTGTCTGGAGGAACAGGGAGGACCAGAACTGGGCTCGTGTGACGCCTCGGCTCGCAAGTCACAG gtCAAGGGTAATCAAGAATATTGGGAGGACAAGACAAATTCAGTGGCATCACGAACAACCGAGGCAGGATCTACTACAAGTGGGTCCGGGGAGCTAAGACACAGCCAGCCAAGCATGGCAAATACCATAAGCAACATGAAAATGACTAACCCCATAAAGGGGCTTGTCAGTAAAAGGCGCAAACGCTTCACGGAAGATGGCTTCAATCTTGATCTGTCAT atatacggGATAACTTGATTGCCATGGGTTTCCCGGCGGAAAAATTGGAGGGCGTTTACAGGAATCACATAGACGATGTCGTCAAATTTTTAGAGTCCAAACACAAGGatcattataaaatttataatct CTGTGCCGAGCGAACATACGACTTCAAGAAATTCAAGCAACGAGTTGCTATCTATCCGTTCGACGATCACAATCCACCGAAACTCGAAATGTTGAGACCATTTTGCGACGATGTTCACGAGTGGTTGTCTCAGGACAGAAAAAACGTCGCAGTTGTACATTGCAAGGCGGGTAAAGGAAGAACTGGTGTTATGGTATGCTGTTATCTGTTACACATTAAGCAATTTCCAACAGCAACGGAGGCACTGAATTTTTATGGGACTAAGAGAACGCATGATAG GAAAGGGGTGACTATACCTTCGCAGAGGAGGTACGTTGGTTATTACGCGACTCTCGTTCAAGAGGGTCTTAACTACCAACCGGTTACTCTGGTCCTTCGACAAATACAACTCGATCCAGTTCCCAATTTTAATGGAGGTCAAGGCT GCTTTCATTTTGTGATATCGGAATCTAACAAGAAGGTATTTAGTTCGAAAATTTACGATGTGAGAAAAGGAATGTCATCAATGTGCATTCCCCTGGATCAAACTGTAGCTCTTACCGGTGATATCCGTGTAGATTTTTTTAACCGGCCAAAGGTGAAGAGAAAA gaaaaaatgtttcacttTTGGTTCAACACGTTCTTCGTGCGAGAACATTTAACGCCCGAATACGAGAATGGTGAAATACCGATCGAAAGATCGACGAGAGCATTGAGCTGTGACGGTACGGCTATGGAATTGCCAATGGTAACGTCGCATGCGAAACCAAGAGCCGGCTCGTTAGCGAGCCTTGGGCCGATGCCACCGGCTCTCGTTTTAAGCATAGATAAATGGGGTTTGGATGGTGCGCACAAGGACAAACATCACAAGGACTACAGTGCGGATTTTAAG GTTAGTTTGTTAATGCATCGAATGGGTGGTGGAATGACGCAGGCAGTGCCCGCGAGCGTACCGAGGTCAGGCGGTGTACAGATAGGGATGA
- the Pten gene encoding phosphatidylinositol 3,4,5-trisphosphate 3-phosphatase and dual-specificity protein phosphatase PTEN isoform X6 → MYFEVFFGFSTFAHFNRRPSSSRLNNKISEHISASVTPLHVCLEEQGGPELGSCDASARKSQVKGNQEYWEDKTNSVASRTTEAGSTTSGSGELRHSQPSMANTISNMKMTNPIKGLVSKRRKRFTEDGFNLDLSYIRDNLIAMGFPAEKLEGVYRNHIDDVVKFLESKHKDHYKIYNLCAERTYDFKKFKQRVAIYPFDDHNPPKLEMLRPFCDDVHEWLSQDRKNVAVVHCKAGKGRTGVMVCCYLLHIKQFPTATEALNFYGTKRTHDRKGVTIPSQRRYVGYYATLVQEGLNYQPVTLVLRQIQLDPVPNFNGGQGCFHFVISESNKKVFSSKIYDVRKGMSSMCIPLDQTVALTGDIRVDFFNRPKVKRKEKMFHFWFNTFFVREHLTPEYENGEIPIERSTRALSCDGTAMELPMVTSHAKPRAGSLASLGPMPPALVLSIDKWGLDGAHKDKHHKDYSADFKVSLLMHRMGGGMTQAVPASVPRSGGVQIGMSGQETPSESSEADSSECDTTGDEDGWESVDLDQRVGRYRLLSDGGMIDVL, encoded by the exons atgtattttGAAGtcttttttggattttcaacGTTTGCACACTTCAATCG GAGACCCTCGAGCAGTCGGCTGAATAACAAAATTTCTGAGCACATATCGGCGTCTGTAACACCCCTCCATGTTTGTCTGGAGGAACAGGGAGGACCAGAACTGGGCTCGTGTGACGCCTCGGCTCGCAAGTCACAG gtCAAGGGTAATCAAGAATATTGGGAGGACAAGACAAATTCAGTGGCATCACGAACAACCGAGGCAGGATCTACTACAAGTGGGTCCGGGGAGCTAAGACACAGCCAGCCAAGCATGGCAAATACCATAAGCAACATGAAAATGACTAACCCCATAAAGGGGCTTGTCAGTAAAAGGCGCAAACGCTTCACGGAAGATGGCTTCAATCTTGATCTGTCAT atatacggGATAACTTGATTGCCATGGGTTTCCCGGCGGAAAAATTGGAGGGCGTTTACAGGAATCACATAGACGATGTCGTCAAATTTTTAGAGTCCAAACACAAGGatcattataaaatttataatct CTGTGCCGAGCGAACATACGACTTCAAGAAATTCAAGCAACGAGTTGCTATCTATCCGTTCGACGATCACAATCCACCGAAACTCGAAATGTTGAGACCATTTTGCGACGATGTTCACGAGTGGTTGTCTCAGGACAGAAAAAACGTCGCAGTTGTACATTGCAAGGCGGGTAAAGGAAGAACTGGTGTTATGGTATGCTGTTATCTGTTACACATTAAGCAATTTCCAACAGCAACGGAGGCACTGAATTTTTATGGGACTAAGAGAACGCATGATAG GAAAGGGGTGACTATACCTTCGCAGAGGAGGTACGTTGGTTATTACGCGACTCTCGTTCAAGAGGGTCTTAACTACCAACCGGTTACTCTGGTCCTTCGACAAATACAACTCGATCCAGTTCCCAATTTTAATGGAGGTCAAGGCT GCTTTCATTTTGTGATATCGGAATCTAACAAGAAGGTATTTAGTTCGAAAATTTACGATGTGAGAAAAGGAATGTCATCAATGTGCATTCCCCTGGATCAAACTGTAGCTCTTACCGGTGATATCCGTGTAGATTTTTTTAACCGGCCAAAGGTGAAGAGAAAA gaaaaaatgtttcacttTTGGTTCAACACGTTCTTCGTGCGAGAACATTTAACGCCCGAATACGAGAATGGTGAAATACCGATCGAAAGATCGACGAGAGCATTGAGCTGTGACGGTACGGCTATGGAATTGCCAATGGTAACGTCGCATGCGAAACCAAGAGCCGGCTCGTTAGCGAGCCTTGGGCCGATGCCACCGGCTCTCGTTTTAAGCATAGATAAATGGGGTTTGGATGGTGCGCACAAGGACAAACATCACAAGGACTACAGTGCGGATTTTAAG GTTAGTTTGTTAATGCATCGAATGGGTGGTGGAATGACGCAGGCAGTGCCCGCGAGCGTACCGAGGTCAGGCGGTGTACAGATAGGGATGA